TCGAGATTTGAAGATTTGATAGACCTTGAGTGGGCGTTTGGCAGAATGGGAGTTCAGGACAAGGCAAAACATTTTGCCACCTTGTATTTGGAAGATCTCTCAGATTTTATAAAAGAATGCATTGACCCTCACTTTGGCTTTAGCCGATATGCTGAAAAACTGGGACGCTCAGCAAACACATTTGATGAAATGCATGGCTACATGGAGAAGAGTGTAAGTCAAATTGATAAATTGAGCCTTCAGATTCTTGCCGATCGTCTGGATGAGCAAGGTGCTGAATTGGTATGCATTTCTGTACCATTTCCAGGAAATTTGTACTCAGCTTTCCGATGTGCGCAATTTATCAAAAGGCAATTTCCCAATATGAAAATTGCACTTGGAGGTGGATTTCCCAACACTGAATTAAGAGAATTGTCTGAGTCAAGGGTCTTTGATTATTTTGATTTCGTTTGTTTGGATGATGGGGAACGGCCATTGGAAAATCTATTGAACCACATACAAGGAAAGATAGGTTTGAATCATCTCAAAAGAACTTTCCACAGAATAGACAATCAGGTAATTTATTTTAATCAATCGCGGGACAGAGATTATCACCAGCACGAATTGGGAACTCCTGATTATACAGATTTGCCTTTGGAGCATTACATTTCTGTCATCGAAATAGCCAATCCCATGCATAGCCTTTGGACCGATGGAAGATGGAATAAGCTTACGATGGCACATGGTTGTTATTGGGGTAAATGTACTTTTTGTGATATTAGTCTTGACTACATCAAGCTGTATGAACCAATCGCTGCCAGTTTGCTGGCAGATCGCATGGAAGAGATGATTCAAAAAACGGGTACCACTGGATTTCATTTTGTGGATGAGGCCGCTCCACCGGCTTTGATGAGGGAATTGGCCTTGGAGATCCTTCGGAGAAATATGTCTGTCAGCTGGTGGACCAATATCCGTTTTGAAAAAAGTTTTACATTGGAATTGTGTCAACTTTTAAGTCAATCCGGATGCATAGCGGTCTCGGGTGGGTTGGAGGTGGCATCAGACCGATTGCTTCAGTTGATTCAAAAAGGAGTAAGCGTTGCACAAGTGTCTATGGTGGCAAACCATTTTAGTGCAGCAGGAATCATGGTACATGCTTATCTGATGTATGGATTTCCCACGCAAACGGTGCAAGAAACGGTCGATAGTCTGGAAATGGTCAGACAGATGTTTGCAGCTGGAATTATTCAATCCGGATTTTGGCATCAATTTGCGCTCACTGCACACAGCCCGGTAGGAATGAATCCTTCGGAATATGGATTGGCAGTTGAGAAAGTTGACATCAGCTTTGCCAACAACGATCTTGCTTTTAAGGACAAAACAGGAATAGATCACAATCGATTTACATTTGGATTGAGAAAATCGATCTACAATTTTATGCATGGAATCGGATTGGATTTCTCCTTGCAGGAATGGTTTGAATTTAAAATTCCCAAAACACAAATTCGTCCATCTTTTGTAGAAGATAGTCTTTTAGAAGAAGACCCTGAAGTCATCAAACCACATGCTAAATGGGTTTGGATTGGAAACATTCCCATCGTCGAAAATGAGAACACCGGGAAAACAAAGGATGTAAAGGAGAAACAGATCTTGCATTTTCATAGCAAACAAGATGAGTATTCGCTTCGATTGAAGAAGCACGACGCGGAATGTCTGATGGAGGCCCTTGATAAAATCTCATTCAGAAATTCTGGAGAACTAAAAACCTATGACGAACTAAAAAAATGGATGCAAGTGAAGTATCCGGATTTTGAGTTGTTGTGGTTTTCGAATCCAATCCGGGAATTGAGAAGTTACGGGTTGTTCTGTCTATAACGAAGATATTAAACCCAGATTATGTATTAGATAAAGAAAGGGTTTCATTTTCAATCCTCAAGATAACCTGTAAACCGGTAAATCAAATCCACTTTCACATTTTGCAGAGATGTCCAAAGTGATTTCGCCGGATTGTTTTCAAATCAAACATTCCAATGTTAAGCAAAGCACTTGGATCTAAGGATACTTGTATCGCGCTGTATTTTAATTTTTAACTCAATAAGGCGGATCTATTCACTCACATCCCGATCACCAAATTCAAATTGAATTTTCTTTGATATTTTTTAATTTTCGCTTTTCTAACTAAGAGTAAAATTATTTTCCATAGATAATACCGTCCATATTGTGCATAATCTTGAAATCATTAAGAGGAAAGCAAAAGCAGGAATATGAATTGGTCACTATTGCATCCAATGACAATGCTCTTTCTTTCAGACTGGGACTAGCAGGTCATTTTAATTGCTAGTTTAAGCGTTTTTTGGAAAAACCCACTTCAGTCATTTCCTTTCACATCAATGACCAATCCGCTTGGTTTTTTAAATCCTTTGAGATTGTAAGCGATTCCCAGTAAAAAATAACGACCCAGGACATTGGATTGAATAATGTCGGAGTAATTTGCCTGAGCAAGGCTGCGAATACCCTTGTTTTTATTTAGAATATCAAAACAACTGAGACTTATCCTCCATTTTTTATCCTTGGAAATGATAGTGGTCAATGAGGCCGTCCAAAGGGGAACAAAAAATTTCATATCAGAAAAAGTGGATTGTATCAATTGGTAATCGAAATTCGATTTAAACTGAACCCAGTCTTTAAAGTTTAATCCCATTTCTGCATAGACTGTTTGATCATTGAAGGATTGATTTAAATCCTTGTTTTGGGTCGATCGGGACTGTGTTTGGCTGATCCGATAGCCCACTATTGCATCCACGATGTCTTTGTTTCTATTTTCGATGGCAAGATGAAATCCATAAGCCATCCGATCGGTGGGAAAGGAAAGTTGATTGATGACAGAGATGGCCTTGTTGTAATTTCCCTTCAGCACCGTTCTAATTTTAATTTTCATGGGTCTAATGGGAGTGTCAAATTCCAATCTACCGGAAAGGGTAGTTTCATTGTTTGTGTTAACCGGTGTGAGATATCTAACGAGAGCACTGTCAATAATTATAGACTCTTTTATTTTTTGGCGGGTGTAATTCATTTGCATACTTGCGTACAACATTGTAAAATTGAACGCTGAGTATTTCATATAGGATAAATTGGCCATGTGCATCAGTTCGGGACGGAGATTCGGATTCCCCTGATATATGGCGAGGGGATTGCTATTGTTGACAATTGGCTGAAGTTGGCGCAATGCGGGTTCATTAAGTTCTGAGAAATAGTTAAAGTTTAAATTTTCTGAAATTCCAAATCGATACGTCAGAAATGCATTTGGCAGGAATGCTTTGAATTGGTTGTTGATGTTGTTTTTATTTTCATTGATCACC
This window of the Saprospiraceae bacterium genome carries:
- a CDS encoding TonB-dependent receptor, whose amino-acid sequence is MANQSNKTSSDYFDIVNDHPIRNQILSTLFQRDYTQSNLGIHYSLNREKLNFSLGSRYKYSSLTGVINENKNNINNQFKAFLPNAFLTYRFGISENLNFNYFSELNEPALRQLQPIVNNSNPLAIYQGNPNLRPELMHMANLSYMKYSAFNFTMLYASMQMNYTRQKIKESIIIDSALVRYLTPVNTNNETTLSGRLEFDTPIRPMKIKIRTVLKGNYNKAISVINQLSFPTDRMAYGFHLAIENRNKDIVDAIVGYRISQTQSRSTQNKDLNQSFNDQTVYAEMGLNFKDWVQFKSNFDYQLIQSTFSDMKFFVPLWTASLTTIISKDKKWRISLSCFDILNKNKGIRSLAQANYSDIIQSNVLGRYFLLGIAYNLKGFKKPSGLVIDVKGND
- a CDS encoding radical SAM protein — protein: MKTVFLLTPPFTQLNTPYPATAYLKGFLNTKGISSYQMDLGIEVILRIFSKNGLSQIKPAEINPSWSPNAKRIYSLWEEYLHSIDSVIGFLQGKQASLAARIVQGSFLPQASRFEDLIDLEWAFGRMGVQDKAKHFATLYLEDLSDFIKECIDPHFGFSRYAEKLGRSANTFDEMHGYMEKSVSQIDKLSLQILADRLDEQGAELVCISVPFPGNLYSAFRCAQFIKRQFPNMKIALGGGFPNTELRELSESRVFDYFDFVCLDDGERPLENLLNHIQGKIGLNHLKRTFHRIDNQVIYFNQSRDRDYHQHELGTPDYTDLPLEHYISVIEIANPMHSLWTDGRWNKLTMAHGCYWGKCTFCDISLDYIKLYEPIAASLLADRMEEMIQKTGTTGFHFVDEAAPPALMRELALEILRRNMSVSWWTNIRFEKSFTLELCQLLSQSGCIAVSGGLEVASDRLLQLIQKGVSVAQVSMVANHFSAAGIMVHAYLMYGFPTQTVQETVDSLEMVRQMFAAGIIQSGFWHQFALTAHSPVGMNPSEYGLAVEKVDISFANNDLAFKDKTGIDHNRFTFGLRKSIYNFMHGIGLDFSLQEWFEFKIPKTQIRPSFVEDSLLEEDPEVIKPHAKWVWIGNIPIVENENTGKTKDVKEKQILHFHSKQDEYSLRLKKHDAECLMEALDKISFRNSGELKTYDELKKWMQVKYPDFELLWFSNPIRELRSYGLFCL